From Pandoraea norimbergensis, the proteins below share one genomic window:
- a CDS encoding efflux RND transporter permease subunit yields the protein MNMSALFIKRPVATTLLAIAVLLSGTLAYLRLPVAPLPNVSFPVIAVQASMAGASPEIMAATVAEPLERRLGVIADVSELTSTSTVGSVSIPVVFGLNRDIEGAARDVEAAIQAARADLPTTLRSNPSYRKFNPADTPVMVIALTSATLTTAQLYDSADSIILQQLSQVDGVGQITVGGGALPSVRVELEPGKLNSYGIGLEDVRAAIAAANANSAKGHLDQGDQRFEVTSNDQISKAAGYRDLVVAYRNGAPVMLHDVALVRDSNENIRNAGLFNNKPSVLVIVYPSPGSNVVKTVAQIRKILPLVEATLPSDIKVNVALDRSVSVEASLGDTERTLMLAVLLVIGVVFVFLRSPRSTLIPAVVLPLSIIGTFGPMYLLGYSLDNLSLMALTIGTGFVVDDAVVVMENIVRHLELGVPPKEAALQGSAEVGFTVLSMSLSLIAVFLPILLMPGIVGLLFHEFAVTLSIAILLSLVISLTVTPTLCAYVLTRESATSEARWSVWVGRQFDRFRDAYSRSLTAVLDHAGLVGLVMLALLVGNVFLFRLLPATFFPEQDTGILIGQIMADQSISFPAMRKKLEQLQTIVQTDPAVASVAGFTGGRSLNSATVFVQLKPLAERHLSADAVVNRLRPKLNAVSGARLFLQAQQDLRIGGRSSAAEYQYTLTSDDADALYKWVPKLVAELNKHRATMLDVNTDLQQNGLQMYVDIHRATAARFNLQPNQIDNVLYDAFGQRTVSTIYNPINQYFVVMEVAPQYWQYPNSLDQIYLSTAAGNANGSAQTQMSSKTVSGVTAKTAASSTNPLNANAVANQQNNAIANNRGGSSSGSADSTAAETMVPLSALASFYPRHTATQVNHQGGMVAATVSFNLPAGGSLSQAQVAIDDAARAIGMPASIHGAFAGAAQAFSQSMGTVPLLILAALGVVYIVLGVLYENTIHPLTILSTLPSAGIGATLALLIFGTPFSVIAMIGMILLIGIVKKNGIMMVDVAIQLQRNQGLDAKRAIHEAAVVRLRPIMMTTAAAVLGAVPLAIALGQGASLRQPLGVTVMGGLLLSQIFTLYTTPVIYLYLDRLRERVARWSKHLPWNRRQGTEA from the coding sequence GTGAACATGTCGGCGCTCTTCATCAAGCGCCCGGTCGCCACCACGTTGCTGGCGATCGCGGTGCTGCTCTCCGGCACTCTCGCGTATCTGCGGCTGCCGGTGGCGCCACTGCCTAACGTGTCGTTCCCTGTCATTGCCGTGCAGGCGAGCATGGCCGGCGCCAGCCCGGAGATCATGGCCGCGACCGTGGCCGAACCGCTGGAGCGCCGGCTGGGCGTGATTGCCGACGTGAGCGAACTGACGTCTACCAGCACTGTCGGCTCGGTCTCGATCCCGGTGGTATTCGGCCTAAACCGCGATATCGAAGGTGCCGCGCGCGACGTCGAAGCCGCCATTCAGGCCGCCCGGGCCGACCTGCCGACCACCTTGCGCAGCAACCCGAGCTACCGCAAGTTCAACCCGGCCGACACGCCGGTGATGGTGATTGCGCTCACGTCGGCCACGCTGACCACGGCGCAACTCTACGACTCGGCAGACTCGATCATCCTGCAACAACTCTCGCAGGTGGATGGTGTCGGCCAGATCACGGTCGGCGGTGGCGCCCTGCCGTCGGTGCGCGTGGAACTGGAGCCGGGCAAGCTCAACAGCTACGGCATCGGGCTGGAAGACGTGCGTGCGGCGATTGCGGCGGCCAACGCCAACAGCGCCAAAGGCCATCTGGATCAAGGCGACCAGCGCTTCGAAGTCACGTCCAACGACCAGATCAGCAAGGCGGCCGGTTACCGCGACCTCGTGGTGGCCTACCGCAACGGCGCGCCGGTGATGCTGCACGACGTGGCGCTCGTGCGCGACAGCAACGAAAACATTCGCAACGCCGGGCTGTTCAACAACAAGCCGTCGGTGCTCGTGATCGTCTACCCATCGCCGGGCAGCAACGTGGTCAAGACGGTCGCACAGATCCGCAAGATTCTGCCGCTGGTTGAAGCCACGCTGCCCAGCGACATCAAGGTGAACGTGGCGCTCGACCGCTCGGTCTCGGTCGAAGCGTCGCTGGGGGACACCGAGCGCACGCTGATGCTGGCCGTACTGCTGGTGATCGGCGTGGTGTTCGTGTTCCTGCGCTCGCCGCGCTCGACCCTGATCCCTGCGGTGGTCCTGCCGCTGTCGATCATCGGCACGTTCGGGCCGATGTATCTGCTCGGCTACAGCCTCGACAACCTCTCGCTCATGGCGCTGACCATCGGCACCGGCTTCGTGGTGGACGATGCCGTGGTCGTGATGGAAAACATCGTGCGTCATCTGGAATTGGGCGTGCCGCCCAAGGAGGCGGCGTTGCAGGGCTCGGCGGAAGTCGGCTTTACGGTGCTCTCGATGAGCCTGTCGCTGATCGCCGTGTTCCTGCCCATTCTGCTGATGCCGGGCATCGTCGGCCTGCTGTTCCACGAGTTCGCCGTCACGCTCTCGATCGCCATCCTGTTGTCGCTGGTGATCTCGCTGACAGTCACGCCAACCTTGTGCGCCTACGTGCTCACCCGCGAATCGGCCACGTCGGAGGCCCGTTGGTCAGTCTGGGTCGGCCGCCAGTTCGACCGGTTCCGCGACGCCTATTCACGCTCGCTTACGGCGGTGCTCGATCACGCCGGGCTGGTCGGGCTGGTCATGCTGGCGCTGCTGGTCGGCAACGTGTTCCTGTTCCGTTTGCTGCCAGCCACGTTCTTCCCCGAGCAGGACACGGGCATTCTGATCGGCCAGATCATGGCCGATCAGAGCATCTCGTTCCCGGCCATGCGCAAGAAGCTCGAACAGTTGCAGACCATCGTGCAGACCGACCCGGCCGTCGCCTCGGTCGCGGGCTTCACCGGTGGCCGCTCGCTCAACTCGGCGACCGTCTTCGTGCAGTTGAAGCCACTGGCCGAGCGGCACCTCTCGGCCGACGCCGTCGTCAACCGGCTGCGGCCCAAGCTCAACGCGGTCTCAGGTGCGCGGTTGTTCCTTCAGGCGCAGCAGGATCTACGCATCGGGGGCCGTTCGTCGGCGGCCGAATACCAGTACACGCTGACCAGTGACGATGCGGATGCCCTCTACAAATGGGTGCCCAAACTCGTCGCCGAACTCAACAAGCACCGGGCCACGATGCTCGACGTGAATACCGATCTGCAACAGAACGGTTTGCAGATGTACGTGGATATCCATCGTGCGACGGCGGCTCGCTTCAATCTGCAACCGAACCAGATCGATAACGTGCTCTACGATGCCTTTGGGCAGCGCACCGTGTCGACCATCTACAACCCGATCAACCAGTATTTCGTGGTGATGGAGGTCGCGCCGCAGTATTGGCAATACCCGAATTCGCTCGACCAGATCTATTTGAGTACGGCGGCGGGGAACGCGAACGGGTCGGCGCAGACGCAGATGTCGAGCAAGACAGTCAGTGGCGTCACGGCCAAGACCGCTGCATCGAGCACCAACCCGCTCAATGCCAACGCGGTCGCCAATCAGCAGAACAACGCCATCGCGAACAACCGGGGCGGCAGTTCCAGCGGCAGCGCAGACAGTACGGCGGCGGAGACGATGGTGCCGCTCTCGGCCCTCGCCAGCTTCTACCCGCGCCATACCGCCACGCAGGTCAACCATCAGGGCGGCATGGTGGCGGCAACAGTCTCGTTCAATCTGCCGGCGGGCGGCTCGCTGAGTCAGGCGCAGGTCGCCATCGACGATGCCGCGCGGGCCATCGGTATGCCGGCGTCGATTCACGGCGCGTTTGCGGGCGCGGCACAGGCGTTTTCGCAATCGATGGGCACCGTGCCGTTGCTGATTCTTGCGGCGCTGGGCGTGGTGTACATCGTGCTGGGGGTGCTGTACGAAAACACGATTCACCCGCTCACCATTCTCTCTACGCTGCCGTCGGCGGGGATCGGCGCAACCCTCGCCTTGCTGATCTTCGGGACGCCGTTCTCGGTGATCGCAATGATCGGCATGATTCTGCTGATCGGGATCGTCAAGAAGAACGGGATCATGATGGTGGACGTCGCGATCCAGTTACAGCGCAATCAGGGGCTCGACGCCAAGCGCGCCATTCACGAAGCGGCCGTCGTGCGGCTGCGTCCGATCATGATGACGACCGCGGCTGCCGTGCTGGGTGCCGTGCCGCTGGCCATCGCACTGGGGCAAGGCGCATCGCTGCGTCAGCCGTTGGGCGTGACGGTCATGGGCGGGCTGCTGCTCAGCCAGATCTTCACGCTGTACACGACCCCTGTCATTTATCTGTATCTCGACCGGCTGCGCGAGCGCGTCGCGCGCTGGTCGAAACACCTGCCCTGGAACCGTCGCCAAGGCACGGAGGCATGA
- a CDS encoding sterol desaturase family protein, with protein MIQEAINFVDSGISAVQTLIYVDVIQPLLFHFNFMGYDDDIYDALYFVLIGVLQIGVSYALLRPLEALRPVEKWQDRRQVRADVIYTWIAKLGILNLLFFVVLQPVFNELQSQMVIHGLPSIDLDGLYPGVTDQPLASFLIYLIVLDFAGYWYHRWQHRFGVWWELHAVHHSQQQMSLWSDDRNHFLDDVLQAAFFAGIALFIGVQPAQYVVLVAVSNFLQSVQHVNARLPYGRVLERLIVSPTFHRRHHAIGYGHEGTRYGCNFGVLFPWWDMVFRTASWEHAVEPTGIRDQLPAPEGRSRRYGMGVIAQQVRAFGRIARRLMPGRTAGRPTA; from the coding sequence ATGATTCAGGAAGCCATCAATTTCGTCGATAGCGGCATCTCCGCCGTGCAGACGCTCATCTACGTGGATGTGATCCAGCCGCTGCTGTTTCACTTCAACTTCATGGGCTATGACGACGATATTTACGACGCGCTCTACTTCGTCCTCATCGGCGTGCTGCAAATCGGCGTGTCGTACGCGCTGCTGCGCCCGCTTGAAGCCCTGCGCCCCGTTGAGAAGTGGCAGGATCGCCGCCAGGTGCGCGCCGACGTGATCTACACATGGATCGCCAAGCTCGGCATCCTGAATCTGCTGTTCTTCGTGGTGCTCCAGCCGGTCTTCAACGAACTGCAAAGCCAGATGGTGATCCACGGCCTGCCGAGCATCGATCTCGACGGCCTGTACCCCGGTGTCACCGATCAGCCGCTCGCCTCGTTCCTGATCTACCTGATCGTGCTCGACTTTGCCGGCTACTGGTATCACCGCTGGCAACACCGTTTCGGTGTCTGGTGGGAGCTGCACGCCGTCCACCACAGCCAGCAACAGATGTCGCTGTGGTCGGATGACCGTAACCACTTCCTCGACGACGTACTCCAAGCCGCATTCTTCGCAGGCATCGCCCTCTTCATCGGCGTGCAACCGGCGCAGTACGTGGTGCTGGTGGCCGTGAGCAACTTCCTGCAAAGCGTGCAGCACGTGAATGCCCGTCTGCCGTATGGCCGGGTGCTGGAACGCCTGATCGTGAGCCCGACGTTCCATCGCCGCCACCACGCCATTGGCTACGGCCACGAGGGCACGCGCTACGGCTGCAACTTCGGTGTGCTGTTCCCATGGTGGGACATGGTGTTTCGCACCGCCTCGTGGGAACACGCCGTCGAGCCGACCGGCATTCGCGACCAGTTGCCCGCACCGGAAGGCCGTTCGCGCCGGTACGGCATGGGGGTGATTGCACAGCAAGTCCGTGCGTTCGGCCGCATCGCCCGCCGTCTCATGCCCGGTCGCACCGCAGGCCGCCCGACGGCATAA
- a CDS encoding efflux RND transporter permease subunit, whose amino-acid sequence MNFSRIFILRPVATWLLMIALVLVGLVAVRVLPVSSLPSVDYPTIQVQTFYPGASPSVMATTVTAPLEVQLGQIPGLQQMISYSAEGSSVITLQFDLALNLDVAQQNVQQAINAATSLLPSGLPAPPTYAKVNPADQPIMTLAVTSKTLSLTQLQDAANNRLAAKISQVAGVGVVTLAGGNVPAVRVEADPQKLAAYGLNLDDLRTLLANVNVSQPKGNFDGPELDYTLDANDQISDPQDYLDTVIAYQNGSPVYLRDVAHVSKAAQDVERGAWFNKTPAIVLNVQRQPGANVIATVDQIKRALPQLEATLPAGMEVSVVSDSTGVIRSSVSDAAFELVLAVVLVVAVIFVFLRNVPATIIPSISVPVSLIATLAVMYELGYSIDNLSLMALIIATGFVVDDSIVMIENVVRYLEQGMPPLEAALAGAGQIGFTIMSLTISLIAVLIPLLFMGGVIGRLFGEFAVTLAVTIVISAIVSLTVVPMLCARILRAQEDRHPSRFERVSERLFDKTLAAYERGLRWVLDHQLLTLIVALITVALTVVLYVVIPKGLFPVQDVGVLQGITVADNSVSYSAMVKRQTALAEEVLKDPDVTSITSYVGIDGINTTLNNGRFLINLKARDDRSETAAEIGRRIQTATAGVPGIKLYVQPAQDLTLDTTVSPNQYKFVLRGPDQATLAKYVPPLIARMKKISSITDVASDLDTSGLSIQVEVNRQLAARYGITPATIDNALYDALGQRIVSTIFQQSAQYRVILVAKPESLNTINSLGAIYLPSQTSSSGQVPLSAIATLKIISTPLAISHLQQFPAVTVSFNLASDASLSSAVKEIRAAQQAVNLPPSIASSFQGAAQAFEDSLSSEVYLLIAALVAVYIVLGVLYESFIHPVTILSTLPSAGIGALLALMITGSDLDVIGIIGIVLLIGIVKKNAIMMVDFALDAERNHHKPPREAIFEASLLRFRPILMTTLAAMLGALPMLLGTGTGSELRRPLGLAIIGGLMLSQLLTLFTTPVIYLYFDRMAERVRERRAARRAARGGTPPPQGPDQTDGSSGPTSPKAPDEPPAGDAP is encoded by the coding sequence ATGAATTTCTCTCGCATCTTCATCCTGCGCCCGGTCGCGACCTGGCTGCTGATGATCGCGCTCGTGCTCGTCGGCTTGGTGGCCGTGCGCGTGCTGCCAGTCTCATCGCTGCCCAGCGTCGATTACCCGACCATTCAGGTGCAGACGTTCTACCCGGGGGCCAGCCCTTCAGTGATGGCCACCACCGTGACCGCGCCGCTCGAAGTACAGCTCGGCCAGATTCCCGGCTTGCAGCAGATGATTTCGTACAGCGCTGAAGGCTCGTCGGTCATCACGCTGCAATTCGATCTCGCGTTGAATCTCGACGTCGCGCAGCAAAACGTCCAACAGGCTATCAACGCCGCGACCAGCCTGCTGCCGAGCGGCCTGCCCGCGCCGCCGACGTACGCCAAGGTGAACCCCGCCGACCAGCCGATCATGACGCTGGCGGTCACCTCGAAGACGCTCTCGCTCACACAGTTGCAAGACGCCGCCAACAACCGCCTCGCCGCGAAGATCTCTCAGGTGGCCGGTGTGGGTGTGGTCACGCTCGCAGGCGGTAACGTGCCGGCCGTGCGCGTGGAAGCCGATCCGCAAAAGCTCGCCGCTTACGGCCTCAATCTCGACGACCTGCGCACGCTGCTCGCCAACGTCAACGTCAGCCAGCCGAAGGGCAATTTCGACGGCCCCGAGCTTGACTACACGCTCGACGCCAACGATCAGATCTCCGATCCGCAGGACTATCTCGACACCGTCATTGCCTACCAGAACGGCTCGCCCGTGTATCTGCGCGATGTCGCCCACGTGTCGAAAGCCGCACAGGACGTGGAGCGCGGCGCCTGGTTCAACAAAACCCCGGCCATCGTGCTCAACGTGCAACGCCAGCCCGGCGCCAACGTGATTGCCACGGTCGACCAGATTAAGCGCGCATTACCGCAGCTCGAAGCCACGCTGCCTGCCGGTATGGAAGTGAGCGTGGTGTCCGACAGCACGGGCGTGATCCGCTCGTCGGTGAGCGACGCCGCGTTCGAGCTCGTGCTCGCTGTGGTGCTCGTGGTGGCCGTGATCTTCGTGTTCCTGCGCAACGTGCCGGCCACCATCATTCCGAGCATCTCGGTACCGGTCTCGCTGATCGCCACGCTCGCGGTGATGTACGAACTCGGCTACTCGATCGACAACCTGTCGCTCATGGCGCTGATCATCGCCACCGGCTTCGTGGTGGACGACTCGATCGTCATGATCGAAAACGTGGTGCGCTATCTCGAACAGGGCATGCCGCCGCTGGAAGCGGCACTGGCCGGTGCTGGGCAGATTGGCTTCACGATCATGTCGCTGACGATCTCGCTGATCGCCGTGCTGATTCCGCTGCTCTTCATGGGCGGCGTGATCGGGCGGCTGTTCGGCGAGTTCGCCGTCACGCTCGCCGTCACCATCGTGATATCGGCCATTGTGTCGCTCACGGTGGTGCCGATGCTGTGCGCACGGATACTGCGGGCGCAGGAAGACCGCCATCCGAGCCGCTTCGAACGCGTGAGCGAGCGGTTGTTCGACAAGACGCTCGCCGCCTATGAGCGCGGCCTGCGCTGGGTGCTCGATCACCAGTTGCTCACGCTGATCGTGGCGCTGATCACGGTGGCACTGACCGTCGTGCTCTACGTCGTCATTCCGAAGGGGCTCTTCCCGGTGCAGGACGTGGGCGTGCTGCAAGGCATTACCGTGGCCGACAACTCAGTCTCGTACTCGGCGATGGTGAAGCGCCAGACGGCACTGGCCGAAGAGGTGCTGAAAGACCCTGATGTGACCTCGATCACCTCGTACGTCGGCATCGACGGCATCAACACCACGCTCAACAACGGCCGGTTCCTCATCAACCTGAAAGCGCGTGACGACCGTTCGGAGACGGCGGCCGAGATCGGGCGCCGGATACAAACGGCGACCGCCGGGGTGCCGGGCATCAAACTGTATGTGCAGCCTGCACAGGATCTGACGTTGGACACCACGGTGTCGCCGAACCAGTACAAGTTCGTACTGCGCGGCCCCGATCAGGCGACGCTCGCCAAATACGTGCCGCCGTTGATTGCCCGCATGAAGAAGATATCGTCGATCACCGACGTGGCGAGCGATCTGGATACCAGCGGCCTGTCGATTCAGGTGGAAGTGAACCGGCAACTGGCAGCCCGCTACGGCATTACGCCCGCGACCATCGACAACGCGCTGTACGACGCCCTCGGTCAGCGCATCGTGTCGACGATCTTCCAGCAATCGGCCCAGTACCGGGTGATTCTGGTGGCCAAGCCCGAAAGCCTGAACACGATCAACTCGCTGGGCGCGATCTATCTGCCGAGCCAGACGAGTTCAAGCGGTCAGGTGCCGCTCTCCGCCATCGCCACCTTGAAGATCATCAGCACGCCGCTCGCGATCAGTCATTTGCAGCAATTCCCGGCAGTGACGGTGTCCTTCAATCTGGCAAGCGACGCGTCTCTCTCTAGCGCCGTGAAGGAGATTCGCGCGGCTCAACAGGCCGTGAACCTGCCGCCCTCGATCGCCTCGTCGTTCCAAGGGGCTGCACAAGCGTTCGAAGACTCACTCTCCAGCGAGGTCTATCTGCTGATTGCGGCGCTCGTCGCGGTGTATATCGTGCTGGGCGTGCTGTATGAGAGCTTCATCCACCCGGTGACGATTCTCTCGACACTGCCGTCGGCCGGCATCGGCGCGTTGCTGGCGTTGATGATCACCGGCAGCGACCTCGACGTGATCGGCATCATCGGGATCGTGCTGCTCATCGGGATCGTCAAGAAGAACGCCATCATGATGGTCGACTTCGCGCTCGACGCCGAGCGCAACCACCACAAGCCGCCGCGCGAGGCCATCTTCGAGGCGTCGCTGCTGCGCTTCCGGCCGATTCTGATGACGACGCTCGCGGCCATGCTCGGCGCGCTGCCGATGCTGCTTGGCACGGGCACCGGCTCGGAGCTGCGCCGTCCGCTCGGTCTGGCGATCATCGGCGGGCTGATGCTCAGCCAGTTGCTCACGCTGTTCACCACGCCGGTCATCTATCTGTACTTCGACCGCATGGCCGAGCGGGTGCGCGAGCGCCGGGCAGCGCGACGTGCTGCACGCGGGGGCACCCCGCCGCCGCAAGGCCCCGACCAGACCGACGGATCGAGCGGACCGACCTCACCGAAGGCGCCGGATGAGCCGCCCGCAGGAGATGCGCCGTGA
- a CDS encoding YVTN family beta-propeller repeat protein, translating to MRALASISALVVGGVHLSPAFASTVIVLDSGAAQLSLIDQATHKVIGTMPTGKEPHHLMITPDKRSLIVANSVSNSLMFLDPSSGKLQRQVADIDDPYQLGFSPDRKWFVTAALRLDRVDLYHYDGENVTVAKRIPLAKTPSHMTFSSDSKTVFVTLQDSGELVAIDLPTQTVKWRMNVGKTPAGLWMTPGDKYLLVGMTGEDDVAVVDWRTQKVIKRIQTGRGAHNFRSLSDGRHIAVSNRVESTISILDYESLTKVADITGLMPGPDDMELSADKRYLWVTFRFARHVGVIDLTTRQLVDRIAVNRSPHGIFFADRAPVLSPNPD from the coding sequence ATGCGCGCTCTGGCGTCCATCTCGGCCCTGGTTGTGGGTGGTGTCCACCTCTCGCCTGCCTTCGCCAGCACGGTCATCGTGCTCGACTCCGGCGCTGCCCAACTATCTCTGATCGATCAGGCCACGCATAAGGTCATCGGCACCATGCCCACCGGCAAGGAGCCGCACCACCTGATGATCACCCCCGACAAACGCTCGCTCATCGTCGCCAACTCGGTCTCGAACAGCCTCATGTTCCTCGACCCGTCCAGCGGCAAGCTCCAGCGTCAGGTCGCAGACATCGACGATCCGTACCAGCTCGGCTTCTCGCCCGATCGCAAATGGTTCGTGACCGCCGCGCTGCGCCTCGACCGGGTAGACCTCTATCACTACGACGGTGAAAACGTCACGGTCGCCAAGCGCATTCCGCTGGCCAAGACGCCCAGCCACATGACCTTCTCGTCCGATAGCAAGACGGTCTTCGTCACCTTGCAGGACTCGGGCGAACTCGTCGCCATCGATCTGCCCACGCAGACCGTCAAATGGCGCATGAACGTCGGCAAGACCCCCGCCGGCCTGTGGATGACGCCGGGCGACAAATATCTGCTCGTCGGCATGACCGGTGAAGACGATGTCGCGGTGGTCGACTGGCGCACGCAGAAGGTGATCAAGCGCATCCAGACCGGACGCGGCGCGCACAACTTCCGCTCGCTCTCCGATGGCCGCCACATTGCCGTGAGTAACCGCGTCGAGAGCACCATCAGCATTCTCGATTACGAATCGCTCACTAAAGTCGCCGACATCACCGGCCTGATGCCCGGCCCGGACGATATGGAACTTTCCGCCGACAAACGCTATCTTTGGGTAACGTTCCGCTTTGCCCGCCACGTCGGCGTGATCGATCTGACCACGCGCCAACTGGTCGACCGCATCGCGGTGAACCGATCGCCGCACGGCATTTTCTTTGCCGACCGAGCCCCCGTACTCTCCCCGAATCCGGACTGA
- a CDS encoding efflux RND transporter periplasmic adaptor subunit — protein MEAAPDTGSQPPKKRRRTALWIGIVVLVLVAWVAWHLAHRPNTKRGAQPQIVSVAQAAYGEMPVTITSLGTVTPEATVTVLPQLSGYLTQVGYQEGQEVTKGQFLAQIDPRQYEISKEQAQAQLAKDRAALAQAKADLARYTQLHQQKSIAEQTFADQQFLVAQDEAAVKADLANIAQFELDLTYCRITAPVAGRVGLRLVDAGNYVTSTSTTGIAVITSVKPTTVEFTVAQNALPAVMKQYRTGKPLAVTAFSSDNKEKLATGALYAVSNQMATSTGTVTLRARFANDDEVLFPQEFVNVTLLVDTLQHVVLVPTPAVQSGAPGEFVYVATQNNTASLRKVTIGPSDGKHTVITAGLNAGETVVTDGMDRLSDGAHIALPSATTPASGAAAASETGSAAQASGAGRHGGHRGASAPAAAGEASGASGASAPSAAPASAAGTQ, from the coding sequence ATGGAAGCAGCACCGGATACCGGATCGCAACCGCCCAAGAAGCGGCGGCGTACCGCCCTATGGATTGGCATCGTCGTGCTCGTGCTAGTGGCATGGGTTGCCTGGCACCTCGCACATCGGCCCAATACCAAACGCGGTGCACAGCCGCAAATCGTCTCGGTGGCGCAGGCGGCCTACGGCGAAATGCCGGTGACGATCACCTCGCTGGGCACGGTCACGCCCGAAGCCACGGTGACGGTACTGCCGCAGTTGAGCGGCTACCTCACGCAGGTCGGCTATCAGGAAGGTCAGGAAGTCACCAAGGGCCAGTTCCTCGCGCAGATCGACCCTCGCCAGTACGAAATCAGCAAGGAACAGGCGCAGGCCCAACTCGCCAAAGACCGCGCCGCGCTCGCGCAAGCCAAGGCCGATCTCGCTCGCTATACCCAACTGCATCAGCAGAAGTCGATTGCCGAGCAAACCTTCGCCGATCAGCAATTCCTCGTGGCGCAGGACGAAGCCGCCGTCAAAGCCGATCTGGCCAACATCGCTCAGTTCGAGCTCGATCTGACCTACTGCCGCATCACCGCGCCGGTCGCTGGCCGCGTGGGTCTGCGACTCGTTGACGCCGGCAACTATGTGACATCGACGAGCACGACCGGCATCGCCGTCATCACCAGCGTCAAGCCGACGACGGTCGAATTCACCGTGGCCCAGAACGCGCTGCCGGCCGTGATGAAGCAGTACCGCACCGGCAAACCACTCGCCGTCACCGCATTTTCCAGCGACAACAAGGAAAAACTCGCCACCGGCGCGCTGTACGCCGTGAGCAACCAGATGGCTACGTCCACGGGCACGGTCACGTTGCGCGCACGCTTCGCCAATGACGACGAAGTGCTGTTTCCGCAGGAATTCGTCAATGTGACGCTGCTCGTCGACACGCTCCAGCACGTGGTGCTGGTGCCGACACCTGCCGTCCAGAGCGGTGCGCCGGGCGAGTTCGTCTACGTCGCCACACAGAACAATACGGCCTCGCTGCGCAAAGTCACCATCGGGCCGAGCGACGGCAAACACACGGTCATCACAGCCGGTCTGAATGCGGGCGAAACCGTGGTGACGGACGGCATGGACCGGCTGAGCGACGGCGCACACATTGCCCTGCCGAGCGCGACGACCCCAGCCAGCGGTGCGGCAGCGGCCAGCGAGACCGGTTCCGCCGCACAGGCGTCGGGCGCAGGACGCCACGGCGGACATCGCGGCGCATCGGCACCGGCGGCAGCGGGTGAAGCTTCGGGAGCATCAGGCGCATCGGCCCCGTCCGCAGCCCCGGCCTCCGCCGCTGGCACCCAATAA